The genomic stretch ACTGACCGATTTCGACTGTATCGCCGGTATTCTTCGCGGGAGCATTTTCATTTCGTTAGCTTCTGACTTCAGCCTTTTCCGTGCTTCGTCGGCCTCGCAGAATGTTAGATGGCGGTCAACGCAGGCTATGCCGACAGCACATGCCGCAGCTTCGTAGCGCATCAAAATTTCGATGATCGATATCATGACTAAGCGCGATCAGCATGCATGATCGGTCTGGCGGGGACGAACGATCTTAAAATATCTTGTTCTTTCCACCTCCTTCAATTAAAAATCCGGTCATGATTGAGAAGAAAAAAGAAATTCTGGAAGCTGTACCTCCGATGGGGAATCATCCCGTTGAAACGGTTGATGTAGGTTTCGATTCGCTCGGTGTTGCGAAGGGTATCCTTGCATCCATAAAGGCCGTGGGTTTTGTAAACCCAACCCCGATACAATCCGCCGTGATACCGGTAGCCTGCTTAGGCAGGGATATAATAGCTCTGGCACAGACAGGTTCTGGGAAAACCGCCGCATTCGCGATCCCCATGACTGAGCGCCTGCTTCACGGCAAGGGGCTGCGTGGTTTGGTTATCTGCCCTACGCGTGAGATAGCCCTTCAGACGAAGGCTTTCCTCGAACTTTTCGGGAAAGATCATGGTCTTGTCAGCCTCTGCCTGATAGGCGGAGTGCGAATGGGGCCGCAGATCAAGGATCTCAAAAGCGGTCCGGATATAGTAGTCGCTACGCCGGGACGCTTGGTGGATCATATGGAAAGAAAAAATCTGAGCCTCAGGAAGGTAGAGGAGCTCGTAATCGACGAGGCCGACCACATGCTCGACCTCGGTTTTCTTCCGCAACTCAGAAAAATTCTGAAAGGGGTTCCTGAAAAGCGCCATACCATGATGTTTTCGGCTACGATGCCGAAGTCGATAGAGAGGCTGGCGAGACAGCATCTCAGGGATCCTGTAATGATAGACATCCTTCCTGATGGAAGGGCTGCAGAGGGAATTGAGCATCGCCTATATCTGGTCGATGAGGCGCATAAAAAGAAATGTTTGATCGCGCTCTTGAATCAGGAGCTTGGGAGCACGCTGGTATTTACCAGAAGGAAGGTAGATGCCGACTGGCTTTGCGGAGTTCTGGAAAAAAATGGCCATCCCGTTGTCAGCATGCATTCCGATCGTTCGCAGAGTGAAAGGACGAGCGCTCTGTCGGGTTTTCGAAAGGGAAGTCATAGGATACTGGTTGCAACCGATATCGCATCGCGCGGCATAGATGTCCCCGGCATCGAGCACATAATAAATTTCGATATACCGCAGACAGTCGAAGAATATATACATCGCGCCGGAAGGACTGCTAGGATGAATGCAAAGGGTATGGTTTCAACGATAGCCTCATGGCTGGATAAGGAGATGGTTTCTAAAATAGAATCGACGCTTGGTAAGGAAATCCCCAGATGTTCGGTTCCCGGGGTCGAGCCTTATGTGGAAACCAAACCGGCACAGAAGGGTGGTCGTCGCAGGCCATCGAGGTGGTGAC from Myxococcales bacterium encodes the following:
- a CDS encoding DEAD/DEAH box helicase, with amino-acid sequence MIEKKKEILEAVPPMGNHPVETVDVGFDSLGVAKGILASIKAVGFVNPTPIQSAVIPVACLGRDIIALAQTGSGKTAAFAIPMTERLLHGKGLRGLVICPTREIALQTKAFLELFGKDHGLVSLCLIGGVRMGPQIKDLKSGPDIVVATPGRLVDHMERKNLSLRKVEELVIDEADHMLDLGFLPQLRKILKGVPEKRHTMMFSATMPKSIERLARQHLRDPVMIDILPDGRAAEGIEHRLYLVDEAHKKKCLIALLNQELGSTLVFTRRKVDADWLCGVLEKNGHPVVSMHSDRSQSERTSALSGFRKGSHRILVATDIASRGIDVPGIEHIINFDIPQTVEEYIHRAGRTARMNAKGMVSTIASWLDKEMVSKIESTLGKEIPRCSVPGVEPYVETKPAQKGGRRRPSRW